The Flavobacterium sp. 123 genome contains a region encoding:
- a CDS encoding gluconate:H+ symporter: protein MSILLLIASIVLLLVLISAVKLNAFLSLILASLFVGITKGMFFPDIINSVQEGIGSTLGSLIFIIALGVILGNILSDSGAAQRISVKMIDSFGIKNIKWALLITGFAVGISMFYNAGFIILIPMVFAVAKNTKQPIIYIGVAMASALSITHGFLPPHPGPTAIAVIFKADIGKTLLYGLIVAIPALIMAGIVFPEFIKKIVANPPKGLFENRTFSETEMPAFGISILTALVPVILMALATLSELVLPEESSLRHLLGFIGNPTTSMLIAVLFAIFILGINRGQKMQDIMTKSSTALSSATMIIMIIGAGGAFKQVLIDSGIGTDLAAFFEQSTLSPLLLGWLIATIIRIALGSATVAGLTAAGIVQPLVASSGISPELMVLSIGAGSLMCSHVNDTGFWMFKEYFGISVVDTFKTWTAMETIIGIMGLVGVLVLNLFVG from the coding sequence ATGTCTATACTTCTTTTGATTGCAAGCATTGTTTTATTACTTGTCTTAATATCAGCTGTAAAACTTAATGCTTTCCTTTCCTTAATACTTGCTTCCTTATTTGTTGGAATTACAAAAGGCATGTTTTTTCCTGATATTATCAATTCGGTACAAGAAGGAATTGGAAGTACTTTAGGCTCCTTGATTTTTATTATTGCTTTAGGTGTTATTTTAGGAAACATTCTTTCAGATAGTGGAGCGGCTCAGCGAATAAGTGTCAAAATGATTGACTCCTTTGGTATAAAAAATATTAAATGGGCGCTATTGATTACAGGATTTGCTGTAGGAATTTCGATGTTCTACAATGCTGGGTTTATTATTCTGATTCCAATGGTTTTTGCTGTTGCCAAAAACACAAAGCAACCAATTATTTACATCGGAGTTGCAATGGCATCTGCGCTTTCTATAACTCACGGTTTTTTACCGCCTCATCCAGGACCAACAGCAATTGCAGTAATTTTCAAAGCTGATATTGGTAAAACTTTACTCTACGGACTCATCGTTGCGATACCCGCTCTAATTATGGCGGGAATTGTTTTTCCTGAGTTTATCAAAAAAATTGTGGCCAATCCTCCCAAAGGATTATTCGAAAACAGAACCTTTAGCGAAACCGAAATGCCTGCTTTTGGAATTAGTATTCTAACCGCTTTAGTACCTGTTATTCTGATGGCGTTAGCAACACTAAGTGAATTAGTATTACCCGAAGAATCTTCCTTACGACATCTATTAGGATTTATTGGCAACCCAACAACTTCAATGTTAATTGCGGTTCTTTTTGCTATTTTTATCTTAGGAATAAACCGCGGTCAGAAAATGCAGGATATTATGACCAAATCGAGTACTGCACTTAGTTCAGCCACAATGATTATTATGATTATTGGTGCTGGAGGCGCTTTCAAACAAGTGCTTATAGACAGTGGGATTGGAACTGATTTAGCTGCTTTTTTTGAACAATCAACGCTTTCTCCTTTGCTTTTGGGATGGCTTATTGCTACCATAATTCGTATTGCATTAGGCTCCGCAACCGTAGCGGGATTAACAGCTGCAGGAATTGTACAACCTTTAGTAGCGAGTTCTGGAATAAGTCCTGAATTGATGGTGCTTTCTATTGGAGCTGGAAGTTTGATGTGTTCTCATGTAAACGATACTGGTTTCTGGATGTTCAAAGAATATTTTGGCATCAGTGTTGTTGACACTTTCAAAACTTGGACTGCAATGGAAACAATCATTGGAATTATGGGATTGGTTGGCGTATTAGTTCTGAATCTATTCGTAGGATAA
- a CDS encoding OmpA family protein: MDTKKILFLFILCPLLVFSQQNAIKEADKKVKNFEYLAAIKIYERLYKNGQATPEVMENLANIYYKNAAYVLANKWFAKLYTITPQMKSESHYRYAQTLKTVGLSEQSKEQLELFKKQSPNQIRTLLLNAPSDRKPLFEFSNIKPLLFNSELSDFGTTLKGDTLLFSSARGNALSNTIYPRTGQYFIKIYETVKKDNNDFSEPKLFSKASYSDYHETTPVFSKDGKTMYYTQNRLLGSSVNESQSNEFELFKSVFENGKWITKGGLSFAQKDSVRIAHPAISPDGKSLFFASDMAGTFGDSDLFKIEINEDGSFGKISHLPNTINTEGRETYPFVTKNNTLIFASDGHPGNGGLDLFSIDLTDVNAKVIHLGNDINSSYDDFGLIIDNQNSRGYYTSNKPGGMGDDDIYSFDVIEKPNLDKLKGLPLVLDVVIRDEKTNKTLDNVSVSITNSDNSIIANAKTDLEGKINFNTIMPNSVYTVKLEKDKYILKEVELRMDAENKISTILLSKMLGDFDISKVPTVVDYDVAADLQIDKIYFDLNKHTIRDDAKLKLNNLVAYMNLHPRVNIEIGSHTDSRASKEYNLILSQKRAQSILNYLTAKGIVASRLIAVGYGELKLTNNCSDGVKCSENEHEKNRRSTFLIIK; this comes from the coding sequence ATGGATACGAAAAAAATATTATTCCTATTTATACTATGCCCTTTGTTGGTGTTTTCACAACAAAATGCAATTAAAGAAGCAGATAAAAAAGTTAAGAATTTCGAATATTTAGCTGCAATTAAAATATACGAAAGACTATACAAAAACGGTCAAGCTACTCCAGAAGTAATGGAAAATTTAGCTAACATTTATTATAAAAATGCCGCTTATGTTCTGGCAAATAAGTGGTTTGCTAAATTATATACGATAACACCTCAGATGAAAAGCGAGAGTCACTATCGGTATGCACAAACTTTGAAAACGGTAGGATTATCTGAACAGTCTAAAGAGCAATTGGAATTGTTTAAAAAACAGAGCCCAAATCAAATCAGAACCTTATTATTAAATGCACCATCTGATAGAAAACCATTGTTTGAATTCTCAAATATAAAACCATTGCTTTTTAATTCAGAACTCTCAGACTTTGGAACAACATTAAAAGGGGATACTCTACTGTTCTCTAGCGCAAGGGGAAATGCTTTGTCAAATACTATTTATCCTAGAACAGGACAGTATTTTATTAAGATTTATGAAACGGTTAAAAAAGATAATAATGATTTTAGTGAGCCAAAATTGTTTTCTAAAGCAAGTTATTCTGACTATCATGAAACTACACCAGTATTTTCAAAAGATGGTAAGACCATGTATTATACTCAAAATAGATTGTTAGGCTCCTCAGTTAATGAATCACAGAGTAACGAGTTTGAATTATTTAAATCTGTTTTTGAAAATGGTAAATGGATAACTAAAGGTGGATTGTCTTTTGCGCAAAAAGATTCTGTTCGAATCGCACATCCCGCAATAAGTCCCGATGGTAAAAGTTTGTTTTTTGCCTCTGATATGGCTGGAACATTTGGAGATTCAGACTTGTTCAAAATAGAGATAAATGAAGATGGTTCTTTTGGAAAAATTAGTCATTTGCCTAATACGATTAACACGGAAGGAAGAGAAACATATCCTTTTGTGACTAAAAACAATACGTTGATTTTTGCTTCAGATGGACATCCGGGTAATGGGGGATTGGATTTATTTTCAATAGATTTAACAGATGTTAATGCAAAAGTTATTCATCTTGGAAATGATATCAATTCGTCATATGATGATTTCGGATTAATAATTGACAATCAGAATTCGAGAGGGTATTATACGTCAAACAAACCTGGAGGAATGGGCGATGATGATATTTACTCTTTTGATGTTATAGAAAAACCTAATTTAGACAAATTAAAAGGGTTGCCTTTAGTTTTAGATGTTGTCATTAGAGATGAAAAGACGAACAAAACTTTGGATAATGTCTCTGTTTCAATAACTAATTCGGATAATAGTATAATAGCAAATGCCAAGACAGATCTTGAGGGTAAAATTAATTTTAATACCATAATGCCTAATTCTGTTTATACAGTTAAATTAGAAAAAGATAAGTATATTCTAAAAGAAGTTGAGTTAAGAATGGATGCTGAGAATAAAATTTCTACAATTTTATTAAGTAAAATGCTAGGAGATTTTGATATTAGTAAAGTGCCTACAGTGGTTGATTATGATGTTGCTGCTGATTTACAAATTGATAAAATTTATTTCGATTTAAATAAACATACTATTCGTGATGATGCTAAATTAAAGCTTAATAATTTAGTTGCCTATATGAATCTTCATCCAAGAGTTAATATTGAAATAGGATCACATACTGATAGTAGAGCTTCAAAAGAGTATAATTTAATTTTATCTCAAAAGAGAGCTCAGTCTATTTTGAATTATCTTACTGCAAAAGGAATTGTAGCATCAAGATTAATTGCTGTGGGTTATGGAGAATTAAAACTTACAAATAATTGCTCTGATGGAGTAAAATGTTCAGAAAACGAGCATGAAAAAAATAGAAGAAGTACTTTTTTGATTATTAAATAA
- the gnd gene encoding phosphogluconate dehydrogenase (NAD(+)-dependent, decarboxylating): protein MQIGIIGLGKMGFNLALNLKRNGYEVVAQDVNTDFVEKINKEGINTAYSVSELCQKLTARKVIWLMVPAGEIVDTVITSLLPFLEKNDIIIDGGNSNYKDSKRRYAQLKEKGIDFLDCGTSGGTSGALNGACTMIGGDAEVFEYVAQVFKDISVENGHLYTGAAGSGHFTKMVHNGIEYGMMQSIAEGFEVFEHSEFDIDFEKTAKLFNHGSVVRSWLMELTENAFSKDPKLDGIKGIMHSSGEGKWTLETALDLGVPTPVIALSIMMRYRSQMQDTFSGKVVAALRNEFGGHAVEKNE, encoded by the coding sequence ATGCAAATTGGAATTATAGGATTAGGAAAAATGGGCTTTAACCTTGCCCTAAATTTAAAACGAAACGGTTACGAAGTAGTCGCTCAAGATGTTAATACTGACTTTGTAGAAAAAATTAATAAAGAAGGAATCAATACTGCCTATTCTGTTTCTGAATTGTGCCAAAAACTAACTGCTAGAAAAGTAATTTGGCTTATGGTTCCTGCTGGAGAAATAGTAGATACTGTAATTACCTCTTTACTGCCTTTTTTAGAAAAAAATGACATTATAATTGATGGCGGAAACTCAAATTACAAAGATTCAAAACGCAGATATGCCCAACTAAAAGAAAAAGGAATTGACTTTCTAGACTGTGGAACTTCTGGCGGAACTTCTGGAGCTTTAAATGGCGCTTGCACAATGATTGGCGGAGACGCAGAAGTTTTTGAATATGTTGCGCAAGTTTTCAAAGATATTTCAGTTGAAAATGGGCATTTATATACTGGCGCAGCAGGAAGTGGTCATTTCACAAAAATGGTTCATAATGGAATTGAATATGGTATGATGCAATCAATTGCAGAAGGTTTTGAGGTTTTTGAACATTCTGAATTTGATATTGATTTCGAAAAAACGGCTAAGCTTTTTAATCATGGCTCTGTGGTTCGAAGTTGGTTAATGGAACTCACCGAAAATGCTTTTTCGAAAGATCCAAAATTGGATGGTATCAAGGGAATTATGCATTCTTCTGGCGAAGGCAAATGGACGCTGGAAACCGCTTTGGATTTAGGCGTTCCAACTCCCGTTATTGCCTTATCAATAATGATGCGTTACCGTTCTCAGATGCAAGATACTTTTTCTGGAAAAGTTGTGGCGGCACTTCGCAATGAATTTGGAGGACATGCAGTTGAAAAAAACGAGTAA
- a CDS encoding gluconokinase — protein sequence MESFYIGIDIGTTATKAVCFDINGKVIRQFSHSYPMYHPKPDWSVQKPDEILDAVLACIAEITKGIKPEFISFSSAMQSIIAVNKDGNPITDAVLWADNRSHAWAEKLKNSKQGKDFYQKTGIPIHPFSPMTKIAWFKEFDTEVFLKTYKFISIKEYVWQKLTGEYAIDSSMTSGTGLMNIHTLKWEIDILDYLTISENQLSTIYSPTHQGRGLADNFLYILGGGDGALANLGTGAMKQGRIALTIGTSGAVRLPIDKPYIDAEMRTQCYHLIGNQYLKLGAVNNGAIILQWLKESILKTNDSFETLFEEAEKIPAGSEGLLFVPYLLGERAPIWDASAEGTLLGIRIIHSSAHFIRATLEGILFGLLSVTEILLPDLDKRHETTIMASGGFGKSELWLQMVADIFQMNVAVSETTEGSAWGAVLLGMKSIKIEVSDDNPPMKLFLPNPLNKKVYEQNFDKFKRVYPLLKEL from the coding sequence ATGGAATCATTTTACATAGGAATTGACATTGGCACAACTGCAACTAAGGCGGTATGTTTTGATATTAACGGGAAAGTTATTCGGCAGTTTTCTCATTCCTATCCTATGTATCATCCCAAACCAGATTGGAGTGTTCAAAAACCAGATGAGATTTTGGACGCAGTATTGGCTTGCATAGCAGAAATCACAAAAGGAATCAAACCAGAATTTATCAGTTTCAGTTCGGCTATGCAAAGTATCATAGCGGTCAACAAAGATGGAAATCCTATTACTGATGCTGTTTTGTGGGCTGATAACAGATCCCATGCATGGGCTGAAAAACTAAAAAATTCCAAACAAGGGAAAGACTTTTATCAAAAAACTGGAATCCCGATTCACCCTTTTTCTCCAATGACCAAAATTGCTTGGTTCAAAGAATTTGATACCGAAGTTTTTCTGAAAACATATAAATTTATAAGTATAAAAGAATATGTTTGGCAAAAACTAACGGGTGAATATGCTATTGATTCTTCAATGACCTCGGGTACTGGCTTAATGAATATTCATACTTTAAAATGGGAGATAGACATCTTAGATTATTTAACTATAAGTGAAAACCAACTTTCAACTATTTACAGTCCAACTCATCAGGGCAGAGGACTCGCTGATAATTTTCTTTATATTCTTGGTGGTGGCGATGGTGCACTGGCAAATTTAGGCACTGGAGCAATGAAACAAGGACGAATTGCACTTACAATTGGCACTAGTGGAGCGGTTCGATTGCCCATTGACAAACCTTATATTGATGCTGAAATGCGTACTCAATGTTACCATTTAATAGGCAATCAATACTTGAAATTAGGAGCTGTAAATAATGGCGCAATTATTTTACAATGGCTCAAAGAATCTATATTAAAAACGAATGATTCCTTTGAAACACTATTTGAAGAAGCAGAAAAAATTCCTGCAGGTTCAGAAGGATTACTTTTTGTCCCTTATTTACTTGGAGAAAGAGCTCCAATTTGGGATGCCTCCGCCGAAGGAACGCTTTTAGGAATTCGTATAATTCACAGCAGCGCTCATTTTATTAGAGCAACTTTAGAAGGTATTTTATTTGGATTATTAAGCGTAACCGAAATCTTGCTTCCTGATTTAGATAAAAGACACGAAACTACCATTATGGCCAGTGGAGGTTTTGGAAAAAGCGAACTTTGGTTACAAATGGTTGCGGATATTTTCCAAATGAATGTAGCAGTATCAGAAACTACGGAAGGATCCGCTTGGGGCGCTGTATTATTGGGCATGAAATCTATAAAAATAGAAGTTTCGGACGATAATCCACCCATGAAATTATTTTTACCAAATCCTCTAAACAAAAAGGTTTACGAACAAAATTTCGATAAATTTAAACGTGTATATCCTTTATTGAAAGAACTATAA
- a CDS encoding type IX secretion system membrane protein PorP/SprF has protein sequence MDINKSSNNKIKMMKKTIFVIVFFCTVAIYAQQEPQYTQYMYNTTIVNPAYAGSNGNLKLFGLYRAQWVGLEGAPTTANFSMHKPIEGTKMGFGVSVLNDKIGPSDETQLAVDLSYTLFLNKDNRLAFGVKTSGNILNIDYSKISEYNPGENMVSNNISNRFSPNLGLGLFYYNDNSYLGLSIPMILDAKRYDDVVSSSVNQRYHLYLMGGKVFDLNYDLKFKPAFVVKSTEGTPLQLDLTANMLYNNKFSFGMSYRWNIAVSAMAGFQINDNLFVGYGYDRETSRLTKIVSGSHELFLVFDIFRNKSRIDTPRYF, from the coding sequence ATGGACATCAATAAATCATCAAACAATAAAATTAAAATGATGAAAAAGACAATTTTTGTAATTGTATTCTTTTGTACAGTAGCTATCTACGCACAACAAGAACCTCAGTATACCCAGTATATGTATAATACTACTATTGTGAATCCTGCTTATGCGGGTTCAAATGGGAATTTAAAGCTCTTTGGTCTCTACAGAGCTCAATGGGTAGGTTTAGAAGGAGCTCCAACTACGGCCAATTTCTCCATGCATAAACCTATTGAGGGTACTAAAATGGGCTTTGGTGTTTCGGTATTAAATGATAAAATTGGACCAAGTGATGAGACACAGTTAGCGGTTGACCTGTCATACACACTGTTTTTAAATAAAGACAATAGATTAGCATTTGGTGTCAAAACCTCTGGAAATATATTGAATATTGATTACAGTAAGATTTCAGAATATAATCCGGGAGAAAATATGGTGAGTAACAATATTTCTAATAGATTCTCTCCAAACTTAGGACTTGGATTATTTTATTACAATGATAACAGTTATTTAGGATTGTCTATACCAATGATATTAGATGCTAAACGCTATGATGATGTAGTTAGCTCTTCCGTAAATCAAAGATATCATTTGTATTTAATGGGAGGAAAAGTGTTTGATTTAAATTATGATTTAAAATTTAAGCCTGCATTTGTTGTTAAATCAACTGAAGGAACACCTTTGCAATTAGATTTGACTGCAAACATGTTATACAATAATAAATTTTCTTTCGGGATGTCTTACAGATGGAATATAGCAGTAAGTGCCATGGCAGGTTTTCAAATTAATGACAATTTATTCGTAGGTTATGGATACGATAGAGAAACCTCTAGACTAACTAAAATAGTTTCGGGTTCTCATGAACTATTTTTAGTTTTTGATATTTTTAGAAATAAATCACGAATAGATACACCAAGATACTTTTAA
- a CDS encoding porin family protein: MRLFLSCLLFLATFHVFSQEKTVVENAPKVKIDSLYREDQFYFGITYNSLRDTPKGFSRGKIATGFSGGFLRDMPLNTRRNVAIASGVGLAYNNYNQNVAVSGSSEVPIYTVMTTDYSKNKFSQLLVEVPLEFRWRTSTYEAHKFWRIYGGLKCSYLVYDKSVFNSGTSNTVITGNKDFNKLTYGAYISSGYNTLNVYAYYGLNPIFKSAKTSTENLAMKSFNFGIIFYIL; the protein is encoded by the coding sequence ATGCGATTATTTCTTAGTTGTCTTCTTTTCTTGGCTACTTTTCATGTCTTTTCACAAGAAAAAACGGTTGTTGAAAATGCTCCAAAAGTAAAAATTGATTCCTTGTATCGAGAGGATCAGTTCTATTTTGGGATTACTTATAATTCGTTGCGAGATACTCCAAAAGGCTTTTCGAGAGGTAAAATAGCGACGGGATTTTCGGGTGGTTTTCTAAGAGATATGCCTCTCAATACAAGAAGGAATGTAGCCATAGCTTCAGGTGTTGGATTGGCTTATAATAATTACAATCAAAACGTTGCGGTTTCAGGTTCAAGTGAAGTTCCTATTTACACTGTGATGACAACGGATTATAGTAAAAATAAATTTTCACAATTGCTAGTTGAGGTTCCGCTTGAGTTTAGATGGAGAACATCAACATATGAAGCACATAAATTTTGGAGAATTTACGGAGGATTAAAGTGCAGTTATTTAGTATATGACAAATCAGTTTTTAATTCGGGAACTTCAAATACGGTTATTACGGGCAATAAGGATTTTAATAAATTAACTTACGGAGCGTATATTTCTTCGGGCTACAATACTTTAAATGTATATGCTTATTATGGTTTGAATCCAATATTTAAATCGGCAAAAACAAGTACTGAAAATCTAGCAATGAAGTCTTTTAATTTTGGTATTATCTTTTATATTCTATAA